A DNA window from Polyodon spathula isolate WHYD16114869_AA chromosome 18, ASM1765450v1, whole genome shotgun sequence contains the following coding sequences:
- the LOC121331266 gene encoding dynein light chain Tctex-type 5-B, translating into METEKQRKPGSCDAVKSVCSTAGTGAKPRDPQRLYTANVAKKESHRKRGKDTWTAKSRELSGQNVRTINSKSVAANKLLYKKNVDNCYQPQPEKTFSAEEARQVMKAVIEERLRNAEYDGNACSALARELADCVKHAVKELLFFERYKIICFVVLGPVKQSDLCCCSRSVWCPSADTYAEYCFKNHSLFALCVLYAVYSE; encoded by the coding sequence ATGGAAAcggaaaaacaaagaaaacctggCAGCTGTGATGCCGTGAAATCGGTGTGCAGCACAGCAGGCACTGGGGCAAAACCGAGAGACCCCCAGAGGCTCTACACAGCAAACGTTGCGAAGAAGGAAAGCCACAGGAAACGGGGCAAGGACACCTGGACTGCCAAGTCGAGGGAGCTCAGCGGCCAGAACGTGCGCACTATCAATTCCAAAAGCGTCGCAGCAAATAAgttgttatacaaaaaaaacGTGGATAACTGCTACCAGCCGCAACCGGAGAAAACGTTTTCAGCGGAAGAGGCTCGGCAGGTGATGAAAGCAGTTATAGAGGAGCGACTGAGGAATGCGGAGTACGATGGAAACGCTTGTTCCGCGCTGGCACGGGAGCTCGCAGACTGTGTTAAACACGCGGTGAAGGAGCTGCTGTTTTTCGAGAGATATAAAATAATCTGTTTCGTGGTTTTGGGACCTGTCAAGCAGTCGGACTTGTGCTGTTGTAGTCGGAGCGTGTGGTGTCCGTCTGCAGACACATACGCAGAATACTGTTTcaaaaaccactcgctatttgcCCTCTGCGTTCTCTACGCCGTGTATTCTGAATAA